The following are encoded together in the Periplaneta americana isolate PAMFEO1 chromosome 5, P.americana_PAMFEO1_priV1, whole genome shotgun sequence genome:
- the GCS2beta gene encoding glucosidase 2 subunit beta isoform X2 encodes MRGSQSNRTVVFGCRKMYLHLFTFILIELHLSRSSEILRPRGVSISKASLYVPDKDFTCFDGSRSIPFAHVNDDYCDCQDGSDEPGTPACPNGTFHCTNAGHRPLNIPSSRVNDGICDCCDTSDEYVSQATCVNNCNELGKAARVEAQKLAKLTKLGSEMRIQLSKKGKQLKQEKKERLEQLEKDKEEAEGVKKEKELLKTAAEELENKALEKYRKIEEEVKQRQVEEERKASEQEAFEHFHRLDSNQDGKIDISELQTQQTFDQNKDGVVSEDEAKFFFDSHDELTWEDFLATGWPRMKPFLMLDKGLFKPPVRETSEEPTGPQGGHDAISQDDAAEFSSEGDEAEDKHYEEGQDGDLQEEEEEEEEEEEEETGPEEEAEKTEETPKYDEETQQLIDEGSKARSEFEEADRALRDVQREIRQIQESLDKDYGAEEEFAPLDGECFEYTDLEYTYKLCPFDQVTQRPKSGGADTRLGTWGNWIGPEDNKYLEMLYDKGQSCWNGPQRSTKVKMRCGTENAVTSVSEPNRCEYVFEFVTPSVCQAVEGTEAQGHDEL; translated from the exons ATGAGAGGATCACAATCTAACAGAACCGTGGTTTTTGGCTGTCGGAAAatgtatttgcatttatttacatttatacttATAGAGTTGCATTTAAGCAGATCATCAGAAATTCTTCGACCTCGTGGCGTTTCTATTTCAA AGGCCTCATTATATGTGCCAGACAAAGATTTTACTTGCTTTGATGGAAGCCGAAGTATTCCATTTGCTCATGTGAATGATGACTACTGTGACTGCCAGGATGGCAGTGATGAGCCAGGAACGCCAGCCTGTCCGAATGGCACATTCCACTGCACTAATGCTGGGCATAGACCACTCAACATTCCATCTTCACGGGTTAATGATGGCATTTGTG ACTGCTGTGATACATCTGATGAGTATGTGAGCCAGGCAACGTGTGTTAATAACTGCAATGAATTAGGTAAAGCTGCAAGAGTAGAAGCCCAGAAGCTTGCAAAACTTACTAAGCTAGGCAGTGAAATGAGGATTCAGCTGAGCAAAAAGGGAAAACAATTGAAGCAAGAGAAGAAG GAAAGACTTGAACAGCTAGAGAAAGATAAAGAAGAAGCAGAAGGAGTGAAAAAAGAGAAGGAATTACTGAAGACAGCAGCAGAAGAATTGGAGAATAAGGCTTTGGAGAAATATCGTAAAATTGAAGAGGAAGTGAAGCAGAGACAAGTAGAAGAAGAGAGAAAAGCAAGTGAACAAGAAGCATTCGAGCACTTCCATAGATTGGATTCGAATCAGGATGGAAA aaTTGACATATCTGAACTCCAGACTCAACAGACATTTGACCAGAATAAAGATGGAGTAGTGTCTGAAGATGAAGCAAAGTTCTTTTTTGATTCTCATGATGAATTAACTTGGGAAGACTTCCTAGCAACTGGTTGGCCACGAATGAAACCTTTCCTTATGCTAGATAAGGGCCTTTTTAAACCACCTGTCAGAGAGACATCAGAGGAACCTACAGGACCTCAGGGAGGGCATGATGCAATCTCGCAG GATGATGCCGCAGAATTTTCATCTGAAGGAGATGAAGCAGAAGATAAACATTATGAGGAAGGTCAAGATGGAGATCTTCAAGAAGAA gaggaagaggaggaagaagaagaagaagaggaaactGGAccagaagaagaagcagaaaaaACCGAAGAAACTCCTAAATATGATGAAGAGACTCAGCAGTTGATTGATG AGGGCTCAAAAGCACGCTCTGAATTTGAGGAAGCAGATCGTGCCTTGAGAGATGTACAGCGAGAAATTCGCCAGATTCAAGAGTCACTGGATAAAGATTATGGAGCTGAGGAAGAATTTGCTCCTTTGGATGGTGAATGTTTCGAATATACAGATCTGGAATATACATACAAACTTTGTCCATTTGATCAG GTAACGCAGAGACCAAAATCTGGTGGTGCTGATACTCGGTTAGGAACCTGGGGCAATTGGATTGGTCCAGAGGACAACAAATACCTTGAAATGCTGTATGATAAAGGACAGTCATGCTGGAATGGTCCTCAGCGGTCAACAAAG
- the GCS2beta gene encoding glucosidase 2 subunit beta isoform X1, which translates to MRGSQSNRTVVFGCRKMYLHLFTFILIELHLSRSSEILRPRGVSISKASLYVPDKDFTCFDGSRSIPFAHVNDDYCDCQDGSDEPGTPACPNGTFHCTNAGHRPLNIPSSRVNDGICDCCDTSDEYVSQATCVNNCNELGKAARVEAQKLAKLTKLGSEMRIQLSKKGKQLKQEKKERLEQLEKDKEEAEGVKKEKELLKTAAEELENKALEKYRKIEEEVKQRQVEEERKASEQEAFEHFHRLDSNQDGKIDISELQTQQTFDQNKDGVVSEDEAKFFFDSHDELTWEDFLATGWPRMKPFLMLDKGLFKPPVRETSEEPTGPQGGHDAISQDDAAEFSSEGDEAEDKHYEEGQDGDLQEEEEEEEEEEEEEETGPEEEAEKTEETPKYDEETQQLIDEGSKARSEFEEADRALRDVQREIRQIQESLDKDYGAEEEFAPLDGECFEYTDLEYTYKLCPFDQVTQRPKSGGADTRLGTWGNWIGPEDNKYLEMLYDKGQSCWNGPQRSTKVKMRCGTENAVTSVSEPNRCEYVFEFVTPSVCQAVEGTEAQGHDEL; encoded by the exons ATGAGAGGATCACAATCTAACAGAACCGTGGTTTTTGGCTGTCGGAAAatgtatttgcatttatttacatttatacttATAGAGTTGCATTTAAGCAGATCATCAGAAATTCTTCGACCTCGTGGCGTTTCTATTTCAA AGGCCTCATTATATGTGCCAGACAAAGATTTTACTTGCTTTGATGGAAGCCGAAGTATTCCATTTGCTCATGTGAATGATGACTACTGTGACTGCCAGGATGGCAGTGATGAGCCAGGAACGCCAGCCTGTCCGAATGGCACATTCCACTGCACTAATGCTGGGCATAGACCACTCAACATTCCATCTTCACGGGTTAATGATGGCATTTGTG ACTGCTGTGATACATCTGATGAGTATGTGAGCCAGGCAACGTGTGTTAATAACTGCAATGAATTAGGTAAAGCTGCAAGAGTAGAAGCCCAGAAGCTTGCAAAACTTACTAAGCTAGGCAGTGAAATGAGGATTCAGCTGAGCAAAAAGGGAAAACAATTGAAGCAAGAGAAGAAG GAAAGACTTGAACAGCTAGAGAAAGATAAAGAAGAAGCAGAAGGAGTGAAAAAAGAGAAGGAATTACTGAAGACAGCAGCAGAAGAATTGGAGAATAAGGCTTTGGAGAAATATCGTAAAATTGAAGAGGAAGTGAAGCAGAGACAAGTAGAAGAAGAGAGAAAAGCAAGTGAACAAGAAGCATTCGAGCACTTCCATAGATTGGATTCGAATCAGGATGGAAA aaTTGACATATCTGAACTCCAGACTCAACAGACATTTGACCAGAATAAAGATGGAGTAGTGTCTGAAGATGAAGCAAAGTTCTTTTTTGATTCTCATGATGAATTAACTTGGGAAGACTTCCTAGCAACTGGTTGGCCACGAATGAAACCTTTCCTTATGCTAGATAAGGGCCTTTTTAAACCACCTGTCAGAGAGACATCAGAGGAACCTACAGGACCTCAGGGAGGGCATGATGCAATCTCGCAG GATGATGCCGCAGAATTTTCATCTGAAGGAGATGAAGCAGAAGATAAACATTATGAGGAAGGTCAAGATGGAGATCTTCAAGAAGAA gaggaggaagaggaggaagaagaagaagaagaggaaactGGAccagaagaagaagcagaaaaaACCGAAGAAACTCCTAAATATGATGAAGAGACTCAGCAGTTGATTGATG AGGGCTCAAAAGCACGCTCTGAATTTGAGGAAGCAGATCGTGCCTTGAGAGATGTACAGCGAGAAATTCGCCAGATTCAAGAGTCACTGGATAAAGATTATGGAGCTGAGGAAGAATTTGCTCCTTTGGATGGTGAATGTTTCGAATATACAGATCTGGAATATACATACAAACTTTGTCCATTTGATCAG GTAACGCAGAGACCAAAATCTGGTGGTGCTGATACTCGGTTAGGAACCTGGGGCAATTGGATTGGTCCAGAGGACAACAAATACCTTGAAATGCTGTATGATAAAGGACAGTCATGCTGGAATGGTCCTCAGCGGTCAACAAAG